From the Vicinamibacteria bacterium genome, one window contains:
- a CDS encoding sugar phosphate nucleotidyltransferase codes for MTKHLYTIILAAGEGTRVRGLTKNADGVCVPKQFSVVDGDQTILHSTLSRATRLVPNDRVVAVVAEEHRRWWREDLAGLPPENIVVQPLNRGTAIGLLLPFLKVLQRDPEARILVLPSDHHVDDEETLRRAILEALESVNLDATGVVLLGALPQEPDTEYGWIVPRGTLDSVRGVVTFIEKPDKATARTLLGQGALLNTLILVAAGRSLLHLYTRHLPGVLGELLTWRDNAMFPDRELTQLYSALPSHDLSRDVLTHSCDQLSVLPISHCGWSDLGTPARLRLFQREQASAYGAMRGGSLASSPR; via the coding sequence ATGACCAAGCATCTCTACACGATCATCCTGGCCGCAGGGGAAGGTACGCGCGTACGAGGTCTCACGAAGAACGCGGACGGCGTCTGCGTCCCCAAGCAGTTCTCCGTCGTGGACGGGGATCAGACGATTCTCCACTCGACCCTCAGTCGTGCGACACGACTCGTTCCGAACGACCGCGTCGTAGCTGTGGTTGCCGAAGAACACCGTCGCTGGTGGCGCGAGGACCTCGCAGGGCTGCCGCCGGAAAACATCGTGGTCCAACCGCTCAATCGAGGAACGGCAATCGGTCTTCTGCTGCCCTTTCTGAAAGTGCTGCAGCGTGATCCAGAGGCGAGGATCCTCGTCCTTCCCTCGGACCACCACGTCGACGACGAGGAGACACTCCGACGAGCGATCCTCGAAGCCCTCGAGTCCGTGAATCTCGATGCCACCGGCGTCGTGCTCCTTGGCGCCCTCCCTCAGGAGCCGGACACCGAGTACGGGTGGATCGTGCCGCGTGGCACCCTCGACAGCGTCCGAGGGGTGGTCACTTTCATCGAAAAGCCCGACAAAGCGACCGCCCGCACTCTGCTGGGTCAGGGCGCTCTGCTCAACACTCTCATTCTGGTCGCCGCCGGAAGATCACTCTTGCATTTGTACACTCGGCACCTTCCTGGAGTGCTGGGGGAGCTTCTCACCTGGCGAGACAACGCCATGTTCCCCGACCGTGAGCTCACGCAACTCTACAGTGCGCTCCCGAGCCACGACCTCAGTCGCGACGTCCTGACTCACTCCTGTGACCAACTGTCCGTACTGCCGATTTCGCATTGCGGCTGGAGCGATCTCGGGACCCCCGCGAGGCTTCGACTTTTCCAGAGGGAGCAGGCTTCCGCCTACGGAGCGATGCGAGGCGGCAGCCTGGCGTCGTCCCCCAGGTGA